Proteins encoded in a region of the Streptomyces sp. NBC_00513 genome:
- a CDS encoding isocitrate lyase/phosphoenolpyruvate mutase family protein, with translation MNDILDPARRAAQVARATAFAGLHTPASPLALANAWDVAGARLVEAAGGAAVATTSAGVAWSLGAPDGDALARDRALDLVARVAAAVSVPVTADIEGGFGADAAGVAETVAGVLAAGAAGINIEDGNRAPADHAERLAAARAVAETAGVPLYVNARVDTYLFGLGEPGGRLDETLRRAAAYLEAGATGIFVPGVTDPATVAELAKGIDAPLNVLVGPGAPTVAELGALGVARVSLGSWMAEAAYAVVRRATEEMLREGTYTSLAGSLPYGELNALLKG, from the coding sequence GTGAACGACATCCTCGATCCAGCCCGCCGGGCCGCCCAGGTCGCCCGTGCCACCGCCTTCGCCGGCCTGCACACCCCCGCCTCCCCACTCGCCCTGGCCAACGCCTGGGACGTGGCCGGTGCCCGTCTCGTCGAGGCGGCCGGCGGGGCCGCCGTCGCCACCACCAGCGCCGGGGTCGCCTGGTCCCTCGGCGCGCCCGACGGGGACGCCCTGGCCCGGGACCGCGCCCTGGACCTCGTCGCCCGGGTGGCCGCCGCCGTGTCGGTGCCCGTCACCGCGGACATCGAGGGCGGCTTCGGCGCCGACGCCGCCGGGGTGGCGGAGACCGTGGCCGGGGTACTGGCCGCCGGCGCGGCCGGGATCAACATCGAGGACGGCAACCGGGCGCCCGCCGATCACGCGGAGCGGCTGGCCGCGGCCCGCGCCGTCGCCGAGACGGCCGGCGTCCCGCTCTACGTCAACGCCCGCGTGGACACGTACCTCTTCGGCCTCGGGGAGCCGGGTGGCCGGCTCGACGAGACCCTGAGGCGTGCCGCCGCCTACCTGGAGGCCGGCGCCACCGGAATCTTCGTCCCCGGAGTCACCGATCCCGCCACCGTCGCCGAGCTCGCCAAGGGCATCGACGCCCCGCTCAACGTCCTCGTCGGCCCGGGCGCCCCCACGGTGGCGGAGCTCGGCGCCCTCGGCGTCGCCCGGGTCTCCCTCGGATCGTGGATGGCCGAGGCCGCGTACGCCGTCGTCCGCCGGGCCACGGAGGAGATGCTCCGGGAGGGCACGTACACCTCCCTCGCCGGGTCCCTCCCCTACGGCGAGTTGAACGCCCTGCTCAAGGGCTGA
- a CDS encoding pyridoxal-phosphate dependent enzyme — protein MTHALPGYVCPEDGTRADVRTAPWCCPVCAGPWDLDFTPDPAGPLEPSAGPNSLWRYGAALPLPGAFSVTLAEGNTPLVPLVERIHAKLDFLMPTLSFKDRGAVMLVELARRLGPERVVADSSGNAGTSVAAYCARAGLSCEVFVPEGTSEKKTAQMRAHGATVRVVPGGREATAAAARAVADEPGVFYASHVFNPYFLQGTKTYAYEVWEELGGRLPEALVVPVGNGTLLLGAALAAEELARRGVRPPALIAVQAREVSPLAAAFHAGAEDAAPVPQRPTLAEGIAIPAPPRARQILAAVRKSGGTFVTVSEDRLRAAQRDLAARGLFVEPTAAACWAAVAPGAPSDPLQGRTAVVPLCGAGAKTGLAP, from the coding sequence ATGACGCACGCACTGCCTGGCTACGTCTGCCCCGAGGACGGCACCCGTGCCGACGTCCGCACGGCGCCGTGGTGCTGCCCGGTGTGCGCCGGACCCTGGGACCTCGACTTCACACCCGATCCGGCCGGCCCGCTGGAACCGTCGGCCGGACCCAACTCGCTGTGGCGCTACGGCGCCGCGCTCCCCCTGCCGGGGGCGTTCTCCGTAACCCTCGCGGAGGGCAACACTCCGCTCGTTCCGCTCGTGGAGCGGATTCACGCCAAGCTCGACTTCCTGATGCCCACGCTGTCCTTCAAGGACCGGGGCGCGGTCATGCTCGTGGAACTGGCCCGGCGACTGGGCCCGGAGCGGGTCGTCGCCGACAGCAGCGGCAACGCCGGAACGTCCGTCGCGGCCTACTGCGCCCGCGCCGGCCTGAGTTGTGAAGTTTTCGTGCCCGAGGGCACCTCGGAGAAGAAGACCGCGCAGATGCGGGCGCACGGGGCGACCGTCCGGGTGGTGCCGGGCGGCCGCGAGGCCACCGCCGCGGCCGCCCGGGCGGTGGCGGACGAGCCGGGGGTCTTCTACGCGAGCCACGTCTTCAACCCGTACTTCCTCCAGGGCACCAAGACGTACGCGTACGAGGTCTGGGAGGAACTGGGCGGGCGGCTGCCGGAAGCCCTGGTGGTCCCCGTGGGCAACGGCACCCTGCTGCTCGGGGCCGCGCTGGCGGCGGAGGAGCTGGCCCGGCGCGGGGTACGGCCGCCCGCGCTCATCGCGGTGCAGGCGCGGGAGGTGTCCCCGCTGGCGGCGGCCTTCCACGCGGGCGCCGAGGACGCCGCCCCGGTGCCGCAACGGCCCACCCTGGCCGAGGGGATCGCCATCCCGGCGCCGCCGCGCGCCCGGCAGATCCTCGCGGCGGTCCGCAAGTCCGGCGGGACCTTCGTGACGGTGTCGGAGGACCGGCTGCGGGCGGCCCAGCGGGACCTGGCGGCGCGGGGCCTGTTCGTCGAGCCGACGGCGGCGGCCTGCTGGGCGGCGGTCGCGCCGGGCGCCCCCTCGGACCCGCTCCAGGGTCGGACGGCGGTCGTCCCCCTGTGCGGCGCGGGCGCCAAGACGGGGCTCGCACCCTGA
- a CDS encoding S8 family peptidase → MSVMRHTRRKIAGVSATAGVALVLAAAAALPASAADGPQGVIENAGASGAVPGSYIVTLNDSAARSTADSGKAVAKRYGARIDRTYSAALNGYSVEVSEAQARKLAADPAVKSVVQNRTFTVDATQPNPPSWGLDRIDQRALPLDNSYTYPDKAGEGVTAYIIDTGVRISHTDFGTRASYGYDAIDNDNTAQDGHGHGTHVAGTVGGTAYGVAKKAKIVGVRVLNNQGSGTTAQVVAGIDWVTRNAVKPAVANMSLGGGADSALDTAVRNSIAAGITYAVAAGNESTDASTKSPARVPEAITVGATTNTDAKASYSNYGSILDLFAPGSSITSSWGTGDTATNTISGTSMASPHVAGAAALYLSQNPTSTPAQVSAGLVAAATPNVVTGAGTGSPNRLLNVGNSTTPPNPGTRFENLTDYAINDNSTVESPITVSGISGNAPATLSVPVDIKHTYVGDLKVDLVAPDGTLYNLRNRTGGSADNIVQTFTVNASSEVANGVWKLRVADLAGADTGKIDSWALQF, encoded by the coding sequence ATGTCCGTGATGCGTCACACCCGCCGGAAGATCGCCGGCGTCAGCGCCACCGCCGGCGTGGCCCTCGTGCTCGCCGCCGCCGCCGCGTTACCCGCCTCGGCGGCGGACGGCCCGCAGGGCGTCATCGAGAACGCCGGCGCCTCGGGCGCCGTCCCCGGCAGCTACATCGTGACCTTGAACGACTCGGCCGCCCGCTCCACCGCGGACAGCGGGAAGGCCGTCGCCAAGCGGTACGGGGCCAGGATCGACCGGACCTACAGCGCCGCCCTCAACGGCTACTCCGTCGAGGTCTCCGAGGCGCAGGCCAGAAAGCTCGCCGCCGACCCGGCCGTCAAGTCCGTCGTGCAGAACCGCACCTTCACCGTCGACGCCACCCAGCCCAACCCGCCGTCGTGGGGCCTGGACCGCATCGATCAGCGGGCACTCCCGCTCGACAACAGCTACACGTACCCGGACAAGGCCGGTGAGGGCGTCACGGCGTACATCATCGACACCGGCGTCCGGATCTCGCACACCGACTTCGGCACCCGCGCCTCCTACGGCTACGACGCCATCGACAACGACAACACCGCCCAGGACGGCCACGGCCACGGCACCCACGTCGCCGGCACCGTCGGCGGCACGGCGTACGGGGTGGCCAAGAAGGCCAAGATCGTCGGCGTTCGCGTCCTCAACAACCAGGGCTCGGGCACCACGGCCCAGGTCGTCGCCGGCATCGACTGGGTGACCCGCAACGCCGTCAAGCCGGCCGTGGCCAACATGTCGCTCGGCGGCGGCGCCGACTCCGCCCTCGACACCGCCGTCCGCAACTCGATCGCGGCCGGCATCACCTACGCCGTCGCGGCGGGCAACGAGTCCACCGACGCGAGCACCAAGTCCCCGGCGCGCGTCCCCGAGGCGATCACGGTCGGCGCCACCACCAACACCGACGCGAAGGCGAGCTACTCCAACTACGGCTCCATCCTCGACCTCTTCGCGCCGGGCTCCTCGATCACCTCCTCGTGGGGCACCGGGGACACCGCCACGAACACCATCTCCGGTACCTCGATGGCCTCGCCGCACGTGGCGGGCGCCGCCGCCCTGTACCTGTCGCAGAACCCGACGAGCACCCCGGCGCAGGTCTCGGCCGGCCTGGTGGCCGCCGCCACCCCGAACGTGGTCACCGGCGCCGGCACCGGCTCCCCGAACCGCCTGCTGAACGTGGGGAACTCCACCACCCCGCCGAACCCGGGCACCCGCTTCGAGAACCTGACCGACTACGCGATCAACGACAACTCCACCGTCGAGTCGCCGATCACGGTCAGCGGGATCTCCGGCAACGCCCCGGCCACCCTCAGCGTGCCGGTGGACATCAAGCACACCTACGTCGGTGACCTGAAGGTCGACCTGGTCGCCCCCGACGGCACCCTGTACAACCTGCGCAACCGCACCGGCGGCAGCGCGGACAACATCGTCCAGACCTTCACCGTGAACGCCTCCTCCGAGGTCGCCAACGGCGTCTGGAAGCTCCGCGTCGCGGACCTCGCGGGCGCGGACACCGGAAAGATCGACTCCTGGGCGCTGCAGTTCTGA
- a CDS encoding DUF4190 domain-containing protein translates to MTYPPPPTPPTGPANPWAPPSSQALWAPPPPQGPPALNGFALASLLVGLLCLPPLGIVFGVVALVQIARKRERGRALAVVGLVVSVVMTVVAAYVTQQYADSFSRYLDSSVVARDDVEGSRTAIDDMAPGDCFNVPGGDLMKQSTFVHAVDCTEVHHAEVTSSTLLDDGPFPGDDGLESTATDVCWEAQDAYAMDTWAVPAYAEMYYFVPTRALWREGDRRLLCVIGTSSEEHRGSLRKDAGMLKPEQAEFLRAMNGVDKAFARQPEGGPEEALSECRTWAREVDTALAVQAALLRRVSGRPGIGAAAGAQLGEVEAARKEWQRAARATKPAEFDEAWDRAVWSLDVDTEKELRGAYGLSTRVPDWLADPGDEPSRGPRMEST, encoded by the coding sequence GTGACCTACCCGCCCCCGCCGACCCCTCCCACCGGTCCGGCCAATCCGTGGGCCCCGCCCTCCTCGCAGGCCCTGTGGGCCCCGCCCCCGCCCCAGGGGCCGCCGGCGCTGAACGGTTTCGCCCTCGCCTCGCTGCTGGTCGGCCTGCTCTGCCTGCCGCCGCTGGGCATCGTCTTCGGCGTCGTGGCGCTGGTGCAGATCGCGCGGAAGCGGGAGCGCGGCAGGGCGCTGGCCGTCGTGGGCCTGGTCGTCTCCGTGGTGATGACCGTGGTCGCGGCGTACGTCACGCAGCAGTACGCGGACTCCTTCTCCCGGTACCTCGACTCCTCGGTGGTCGCGCGCGACGACGTGGAGGGCTCCCGGACCGCCATCGACGACATGGCGCCGGGCGACTGCTTCAACGTTCCGGGCGGCGACCTCATGAAGCAGTCGACCTTCGTCCACGCGGTCGACTGCACGGAGGTGCACCACGCCGAGGTGACCTCCTCGACCCTCCTGGACGACGGACCCTTCCCGGGCGACGACGGGTTGGAGTCCACCGCGACGGACGTCTGCTGGGAGGCGCAGGACGCGTACGCGATGGACACGTGGGCGGTGCCCGCCTACGCGGAGATGTACTACTTCGTCCCCACGCGCGCGCTGTGGCGCGAGGGCGACCGGCGTCTGCTGTGCGTCATCGGCACGTCGAGTGAGGAACACCGGGGCAGCCTGCGCAAGGATGCCGGGATGCTGAAACCGGAGCAGGCGGAGTTCCTGCGGGCGATGAACGGGGTCGACAAGGCCTTCGCGCGCCAACCGGAGGGCGGTCCCGAGGAGGCACTGTCCGAGTGCCGCACATGGGCCCGGGAGGTCGACACGGCGCTCGCCGTGCAGGCCGCGCTGTTGCGACGCGTCTCGGGGCGGCCCGGGATCGGCGCCGCGGCGGGCGCGCAGCTGGGCGAGGTCGAGGCGGCGCGCAAGGAGTGGCAGCGCGCGGCGAGGGCGACGAAGCCGGCCGAATTCGACGAGGCGTGGGACCGGGCGGTGTGGTCGCTCGACGTCGACACGGAGAAGGAACTGCGCGGGGCGTACGGGCTTTCGACGCGGGTTCCGGACTGGCTGGCGGACCCGGGGGACGAGCCCTCGCGCGGTCCGCGGATGGAGTCGACCTGA
- a CDS encoding GntR family transcriptional regulator, with translation MTFGEQPAYLRVAGDLRQKIVDGSLPPHARLPSQARIREEYGVSDTVALEARKVLMAEGLVEGRSGSGTYVREQPVPRRVARSGYRTGGASTPFRQEQAESGARGTWESGSEQTEASADIAARLGIEPGDRVMRTRYVFRDAGEAMMLSTSWEPLAVTGRTPVMLPEEGPLGGSGVVDRMAAIDVVVDNVVEEVGARPGLAEEILSLGGVPGHVVLVVSRTYFASGLAVETADVVVPADRYRLAYHLPVR, from the coding sequence GTGACTTTCGGTGAGCAGCCGGCCTATCTGCGCGTCGCCGGGGATCTGCGACAAAAGATCGTCGATGGGTCCCTGCCCCCGCACGCCCGGCTCCCCTCGCAAGCCCGGATCCGCGAGGAGTACGGGGTCTCCGACACCGTGGCGCTGGAGGCGCGCAAGGTCCTCATGGCGGAGGGGCTCGTCGAGGGCCGGTCCGGGTCCGGCACGTACGTCCGCGAACAGCCCGTGCCCCGGCGGGTCGCCCGCTCCGGCTACCGCACGGGGGGCGCCTCCACGCCCTTCCGGCAGGAGCAGGCGGAGTCGGGCGCCCGCGGCACCTGGGAGTCCGGCAGCGAGCAGACGGAGGCCTCGGCCGACATCGCGGCGCGGCTGGGCATCGAGCCGGGGGACCGGGTCATGCGCACCCGGTACGTCTTCCGCGACGCGGGGGAGGCGATGATGCTGTCGACCTCCTGGGAGCCGCTGGCCGTCACCGGTCGGACGCCCGTGATGCTGCCGGAGGAGGGCCCGTTGGGCGGGTCCGGGGTGGTGGACCGGATGGCCGCGATCGACGTCGTCGTGGACAACGTGGTGGAGGAGGTCGGGGCGCGGCCCGGTCTCGCGGAGGAGATCCTCTCCCTGGGCGGGGTGCCCGGGCACGTGGTGCTGGTGGTGAGCCGCACCTACTTCGCCTCCGGGCTGGCCGTGGAGACCGCCGACGTCGTGGTCCCGGCGGACCGCTACCGCCTGGCCTACCACCTGCCGGTGCGGTGA
- a CDS encoding cytosine permease yields MTETAAPPQSPPRRSYAKLAADESREDYSLRYAPHAFRRWSPGTVAGTALGGIAYLADFAIGASIVFAYGFTSGLAAILAAATIIFLTGIPIARACAKYGLDMDLVTRGAGFGYFGSTLTSLIYASFTFIFFALEGSIMAQAMHQAVGLPLQVGYLITTLIVIPIVFKGMGALAKVQAWTQPIWLIGLVLPFLVLAFHAPGSWGAFADFGGTEGAGSGFSWIGFGFGTGIALSLIAQIGEQADYLRFMPAKTPANSRRWNLAVLAAGPGWVIIGAAKQLGGAFLAFVALEAVGTTHALEPIAPQIEALRPWLGGFALPAAALFVIVSQIKINVTNAYSGSLSWSNFFSRVTHRHPGRVWYIFLNLGIALTLMELNMFSMLGKLLGFYSNVGIAWIAAVAADLVINKRLGLSPPYIEFKRAYLYAVNPAGFGAMVIASTVSILAFFGLFGTGPEAFSTFIAAGLSLVLCPLIAWATKGKYYLARPNGVNGPGVEVPDITATHTCSVCETAYELPDIADCPVQSGPICSLCCSLDATCGDACRKGAKEGAAGGAVVLPMPVVRRF; encoded by the coding sequence ATGACCGAGACCGCCGCGCCCCCGCAGTCGCCGCCCCGTCGGAGCTACGCCAAACTCGCCGCCGACGAGAGCCGCGAGGACTACTCCCTCCGCTACGCCCCCCACGCGTTCCGCCGCTGGAGCCCCGGCACCGTCGCCGGCACGGCGCTCGGCGGGATCGCGTACCTCGCCGACTTCGCCATCGGCGCCTCCATCGTCTTCGCCTACGGATTCACCAGCGGACTCGCCGCGATCCTGGCCGCCGCCACCATCATCTTCCTCACCGGCATCCCGATCGCCCGCGCCTGCGCCAAGTACGGCCTGGACATGGACCTGGTGACGCGCGGCGCCGGCTTCGGGTACTTCGGATCCACCCTCACCTCGCTCATCTACGCCTCCTTCACCTTCATCTTCTTCGCCCTCGAAGGCTCGATCATGGCCCAGGCCATGCACCAGGCCGTCGGCCTGCCGCTCCAGGTCGGGTACCTGATCACCACGCTCATCGTGATCCCGATCGTCTTCAAGGGCATGGGCGCCCTCGCCAAGGTCCAGGCCTGGACCCAGCCGATCTGGTTGATCGGGCTCGTGCTGCCCTTCCTCGTGCTCGCCTTCCACGCCCCCGGCTCCTGGGGCGCCTTCGCCGACTTCGGCGGCACCGAGGGCGCCGGCTCCGGCTTCTCCTGGATCGGCTTCGGCTTCGGGACGGGCATCGCGCTCTCCCTCATCGCGCAGATCGGGGAACAGGCCGACTACCTGCGGTTCATGCCCGCCAAGACCCCGGCCAACAGCCGCCGGTGGAACCTCGCCGTACTCGCCGCCGGTCCCGGCTGGGTGATCATCGGCGCGGCCAAGCAGCTCGGCGGCGCGTTCCTCGCCTTCGTCGCGCTCGAAGCGGTCGGCACGACGCACGCCCTGGAGCCGATCGCCCCGCAGATCGAGGCCCTGCGGCCCTGGCTCGGCGGATTCGCCCTGCCGGCCGCCGCGCTGTTCGTGATCGTCTCCCAGATCAAGATCAACGTCACCAACGCCTACAGCGGTTCGCTGTCCTGGTCCAACTTCTTCTCCCGCGTCACCCACCGCCACCCGGGCCGCGTCTGGTACATCTTCCTCAACCTCGGCATCGCGCTGACGCTGATGGAGCTGAACATGTTCTCCATGCTCGGCAAGCTGCTGGGCTTCTACTCCAACGTCGGCATCGCCTGGATCGCCGCCGTGGCGGCCGACCTCGTCATCAACAAGCGACTCGGACTCAGCCCGCCCTACATCGAGTTCAAGCGCGCCTATCTGTACGCGGTCAACCCGGCGGGTTTCGGCGCGATGGTGATCGCCTCGACCGTCTCGATCCTTGCGTTCTTCGGGCTCTTCGGGACCGGCCCCGAGGCCTTCTCGACCTTCATCGCCGCCGGACTGTCCCTCGTGCTCTGCCCGTTGATCGCCTGGGCGACCAAGGGCAAGTACTACCTGGCCAGGCCGAACGGGGTGAACGGCCCCGGTGTCGAGGTCCCGGACATCACCGCCACGCACACCTGCTCCGTCTGTGAGACGGCGTACGAACTCCCCGACATCGCCGATTGTCCCGTCCAATCCGGGCCGATCTGCTCGCTCTGCTGCTCCCTCGACGCGACCTGCGGGGACGCCTGCCGCAAGGGCGCGAAGGAGGGCGCGGCCGGGGGCGCGGTGGTGCTTCCGATGCCGGTCGTGCGCCGGTTCTGA
- a CDS encoding SPOR domain-containing protein yields the protein MNDSGALLPWLVIRQDDNGNRYRVGRYPTRAEAQKVIDSLDDRAHKQLYWVERVAQGSQAATRN from the coding sequence ATGAACGACAGCGGTGCCCTGCTCCCATGGCTGGTCATACGTCAGGACGACAACGGCAACCGCTACCGGGTGGGCCGGTACCCCACCCGGGCCGAGGCCCAGAAGGTCATCGACAGTCTCGACGACCGAGCACACAAGCAGCTCTACTGGGTCGAGCGGGTGGCTCAGGGCAGCCAGGCCGCCACGAGGAACTGA
- a CDS encoding (deoxy)nucleoside triphosphate pyrophosphohydrolase, with the protein MTVRVVVGGALCRDGRLLAARRSAPPELAGRWELPGGKAEPGESVPEALVRELREELGVETEALERLPGEWPLRPDLVLHVWTAGLLSGEPAPLEDHDELRWLRPDELDSVDWLDQDRPAVEEIGRRLRSSPDQADGPARGPADGTANGPADGPTGARAL; encoded by the coding sequence ATGACTGTACGAGTGGTCGTGGGCGGAGCCCTTTGTCGTGACGGGCGCCTGCTGGCCGCCCGCCGCAGCGCGCCGCCCGAGCTGGCCGGCCGGTGGGAGCTCCCGGGCGGCAAGGCCGAACCGGGCGAGTCCGTCCCCGAGGCCCTGGTGCGCGAACTGCGCGAGGAGCTCGGCGTGGAGACCGAGGCCCTGGAGCGCCTCCCGGGGGAGTGGCCGTTGCGCCCCGACCTGGTCCTGCACGTGTGGACCGCCGGACTGCTGTCCGGGGAGCCGGCCCCGCTGGAGGACCACGACGAACTGCGCTGGCTCCGGCCGGACGAGCTGGACTCCGTGGACTGGCTCGACCAGGACCGCCCGGCGGTCGAGGAGATCGGACGCCGACTGCGCTCGTCCCCCGATCAGGCGGACGGACCGGCGCGCGGACCGGCGGACGGGACGGCGAACGGACCGGCGGACGGACCCACCGGCGCACGCGCGCTTTGA
- a CDS encoding ATP-binding protein, protein MIGVIDTDGECAEWAFPAEPGSVRTARHAVRGKLRAWGLDSVGDVTVLLVSELVTNSLRYASGPIGVRLERRDSAVEDAAASPALLVEVSDPLPDPPRERVATPDDEGGRGLHLVSVSAQRWGTRHGKSGKTVWFELALPGE, encoded by the coding sequence GTGATCGGCGTGATCGACACAGACGGTGAATGCGCCGAGTGGGCCTTTCCCGCCGAGCCCGGCAGCGTGCGCACCGCCCGTCACGCCGTGCGGGGCAAGCTCCGGGCCTGGGGCCTGGACTCCGTCGGAGACGTGACCGTCCTGCTGGTCAGCGAGCTCGTCACCAATTCCCTGCGCTACGCCTCCGGCCCCATCGGGGTCCGGCTCGAACGACGTGATTCGGCCGTCGAGGACGCGGCCGCGAGTCCGGCACTTCTCGTGGAGGTTTCCGATCCGCTTCCGGATCCACCCCGGGAACGCGTCGCCACGCCGGACGACGAAGGGGGGCGTGGGCTGCACCTGGTGTCCGTCTCGGCGCAGCGTTGGGGGACCCGGCACGGGAAGTCGGGCAAGACTGTGTGGTTCGAGTTGGCACTTCCTGGTGAGTAA